A single window of Brevundimonas naejangsanensis DNA harbors:
- a CDS encoding ABC transporter ATP-binding protein, whose translation MSVAELNTAHEMVLDIRKLRLETVADRRVLIPNLDLTIRRGEIVGLVGQSGSGKTLTCFAVGGLVPPGVRVAGGEIHLEGRRIDNLAEADWRAVRGGRIGMVFQDPLSSFNPVKTVGSILIESARRHRGLDKAAARALAVETLRAMRLPGADACVDAFPHQLSGGQRQRAMIGLALINQPALILADEPTTALDPTVQLQILALLRRQAQQAAALMITHDIAAAGAVCDRIAVMLEGEIVEEGPTTQVLYEPRHPFTRSLRDAAHLGRRA comes from the coding sequence ATGAGCGTTGCTGAGCTGAATACGGCGCACGAAATGGTGCTGGATATCCGCAAGCTGAGGTTGGAGACCGTCGCCGACCGCCGCGTGTTGATCCCCAACCTCGACCTGACGATCCGCCGCGGCGAGATCGTCGGCCTGGTCGGCCAGTCGGGGTCGGGCAAGACCTTGACCTGCTTCGCCGTCGGCGGCCTGGTTCCGCCGGGCGTGCGCGTTGCGGGCGGCGAGATTCATCTGGAAGGCCGCCGCATCGACAATCTGGCCGAGGCGGACTGGCGCGCCGTGCGCGGCGGCCGCATCGGCATGGTGTTCCAGGACCCCCTGTCCTCGTTCAACCCGGTGAAGACGGTCGGCTCCATTCTGATCGAATCGGCGCGTCGCCATCGCGGCCTCGACAAGGCGGCCGCCCGCGCCCTGGCCGTCGAAACCCTGCGAGCGATGCGCCTGCCGGGAGCCGACGCCTGCGTCGACGCCTTCCCGCACCAGTTGTCGGGCGGGCAACGCCAGCGCGCCATGATCGGCCTGGCGCTAATCAATCAGCCCGCGCTGATCCTGGCCGACGAGCCGACCACGGCGCTGGACCCGACGGTCCAGTTACAGATTCTGGCCCTGCTGCGGCGTCAGGCCCAGCAGGCCGCCGCCCTGATGATCACCCACGACATCGCAGCCGCCGGCGCTGTCTGCGACCGTATCGCCGTCATGCTGGAAGGCGAGATCGTCGAGGAAGGTCCCACGACGCAGGTGCTGTACGAGCCCCGGCATCCCTTCACCCGCAGCCTGCGGGACGCCGCTCACCTGGGGAGACGGGCATGA